In Paraburkholderia sp. PGU19, a single window of DNA contains:
- a CDS encoding dual specificity protein phosphatase family protein gives MVTFPDTEFQRPATGDAWTSLSRGLHSTIQNGLLLVHCWGGLGRSGMIAARLLVERGMEAQSAIAIVRAARPDAIEMEAQEKWVAGPSGPHVRGQAQ, from the coding sequence ATGGTCACATTTCCCGATACGGAATTTCAGCGTCCCGCGACCGGAGATGCGTGGACAAGCCTGAGCCGCGGCCTGCATTCGACCATTCAAAATGGTCTGCTTCTCGTCCACTGCTGGGGCGGCCTTGGACGATCTGGCATGATTGCCGCCCGGCTTTTGGTCGAGCGAGGCATGGAAGCCCAGTCCGCGATTGCAATTGTGAGGGCTGCGCGGCCAGATGCCATTGAAATGGAAGCCCAGGAAAAATGGGTGGCCGGGCCAAGCGGACCTCACGTGCGTGGGCAGGCACAATAA
- a CDS encoding DUF3579 domain-containing protein, with amino-acid sequence MDRTSLTPRGFTQGMLIRGITHRQREFRPGDWAERLTGVVTLFVGERRPGMHVPATRLAMPVIDGGLKSLFVADELRSVCPGAFEFVMRFAEDNDLSITVHAAPVFSVP; translated from the coding sequence ATGGATCGAACCAGTCTGACACCACGCGGTTTTACGCAGGGCATGCTAATCAGGGGCATCACGCATCGTCAGAGGGAGTTCCGGCCGGGAGACTGGGCGGAACGTCTGACCGGGGTGGTTACGCTGTTCGTCGGCGAGCGGCGGCCGGGCATGCACGTTCCCGCGACGCGACTGGCCATGCCCGTCATTGACGGCGGACTCAAGAGTCTCTTCGTCGCGGACGAGCTGCGATCCGTCTGCCCCGGTGCCTTCGAGTTCGTAATGCGATTTGCAGAGGACAACGATTTGTCCATCACCGTGCACGCAGCGCCTGTATTTTCCGTACCGTAA
- a CDS encoding TraR/DksA family transcriptional regulator — MITLTGSELRLLQQRLCERRRELLATLHGEYGDLAGARPPEELGPESHPDETASRKASDQLRTALARHDFDELQQIDAALARIAAGRYGACVDCGDPIGYERLVAAPYTARCVSCQTTFEQHRPTRQ, encoded by the coding sequence ATGATCACCCTAACCGGTTCCGAACTCAGGCTGTTACAACAAAGGCTCTGCGAGCGCCGTCGTGAGCTGCTGGCGACGCTGCACGGCGAATACGGTGATCTCGCTGGAGCACGGCCGCCCGAAGAGCTGGGCCCCGAGTCGCATCCCGACGAGACCGCATCGCGCAAAGCGAGCGATCAGTTGCGCACTGCGCTCGCGCGGCACGATTTCGACGAACTGCAGCAGATCGACGCGGCGCTGGCACGCATCGCCGCTGGCCGCTACGGGGCATGCGTCGATTGCGGCGACCCGATCGGTTATGAGCGCCTTGTCGCCGCACCCTACACGGCCCGCTGCGTTTCATGCCAGACGACGTTCGAACAGCACCGCCCCACCCGTCAATAG
- a CDS encoding FAD-dependent oxidoreductase, translating to MRHEHAAPGSEGASLIAPSRPRLVVVGNGMAGMRTVEELLKLAPDLYDITVFGAEPYGNYNRILLSPVLAGEKRVDEIILNTRDWYADNGIRLHAGDPVAAIDRKRRIVRSQSGIEVGYDRLLIATGSKPFLIPVPGHQLPGVIAFRDIQDVETMLAAARSHRHAVIIGGGLLGLEAANGLMRQGMSVTVVHDTDSLMDRQLDRSASALLLQTLERRGLRFLMKARTAEIVGPERVTAVRFDDGMEIPADLVVMTAGVRPNIELAKQAGLHCERAIVVDDTLQTYDPRVYAVGECVQHRTATFGLVAPIWDQARVCGAHLAGAGHRRYVQRATATKLKVTGVDLYSAGDFVGGPDSEDLVLRDPRRGIYKRLVIEGSRVIGAVLYGDVKDGAWYFELIQNRTDIAALRTQLLFGKALCEAQPA from the coding sequence ATGAGACATGAGCACGCAGCGCCGGGCTCGGAAGGCGCATCGCTCATCGCGCCTTCCCGCCCGCGTCTGGTGGTAGTCGGCAACGGCATGGCCGGCATGCGCACTGTCGAGGAGCTGCTGAAGCTTGCACCGGACCTCTACGACATCACCGTATTCGGCGCCGAGCCGTACGGCAACTACAACCGGATCCTGCTGTCGCCGGTGCTCGCGGGCGAGAAGCGTGTCGACGAGATCATTCTCAATACGCGGGACTGGTATGCGGACAATGGTATCCGGCTGCATGCGGGCGACCCGGTGGCCGCGATTGACCGCAAGCGCCGCATCGTACGTTCGCAAAGCGGCATCGAGGTGGGCTACGACCGGCTGCTGATCGCAACCGGCTCCAAGCCATTCCTGATTCCGGTGCCGGGTCACCAACTGCCGGGGGTGATCGCATTTCGCGACATCCAGGACGTCGAAACGATGCTCGCCGCAGCGCGCAGTCACCGTCACGCCGTGATCATCGGCGGCGGTCTCCTCGGGCTGGAGGCGGCGAACGGGCTCATGCGCCAGGGCATGTCGGTGACTGTCGTGCACGACACCGACAGCCTGATGGACCGCCAGCTCGACAGGAGCGCGTCGGCCCTGCTGTTGCAGACGCTGGAGCGCAGGGGCTTGCGTTTCCTGATGAAGGCACGCACCGCCGAAATCGTCGGACCGGAGCGTGTGACTGCGGTACGGTTTGACGACGGCATGGAGATTCCCGCCGATCTGGTTGTCATGACGGCCGGGGTGCGCCCGAATATCGAGCTCGCGAAGCAGGCGGGCTTGCACTGCGAGCGGGCGATCGTCGTCGATGACACATTGCAGACCTACGATCCGCGTGTCTACGCAGTCGGCGAATGCGTGCAGCACCGCACGGCAACCTTCGGTCTCGTCGCGCCAATCTGGGATCAGGCGCGTGTCTGCGGCGCGCATCTGGCCGGTGCGGGTCACCGCCGCTACGTGCAGCGCGCGACGGCGACCAAGCTGAAAGTCACAGGCGTCGACCTTTATTCAGCCGGCGATTTCGTCGGCGGTCCGGATAGCGAAGATCTCGTGTTGCGCGATCCGCGACGTGGCATCTACAAGCGCCTCGTGATCGAGGGTAGCCGGGTGATTGGCGCGGTCCTGTACGGCGACGTCAAGGACGGCGCCTGGTACTTTGAACTGATCCAGAACCGGACCGACATTGCGGCGTTGCGCACCCAGCTGCTGTTCGGCAAAGCCCTGTGCGAGGCGCAGCCCGCGTGA
- a CDS encoding MFS transporter produces MTDKATRIDLFSMHTPPMRVFHLTWMAFFVCFFAWFACAPLMPLIKSQFGLSVDQVANINIAAVAVTILVRLVIGPLCDRYGPRKIYCGLMLAGVFPVLGAALSSGYESFLLCRLGIGAVGACFVISQYHTSMMFAPNVVGTANAATAGWGNTGAGAAQALVPLLLAAVMALGVEQSSAWRLALVVPGLAMPVMAIFYWRCTQDCPQGNFSALRARGIAIDGGKKGGWASFRAACANYRVWMLFITYAACFGVEVFIHNVAAVYYVDHFHLSLKAAGIAAGSFGLLALFARALGGWLSDKAAARRGLGIRSTLLFALIVGEGVGLVGFAHADSIALAVAAMLVFGLFTHMACGATYALVPFIDRKALGGVAGVIGAGGNVGAVAAGFLMKGVGSVQQTLAMLGMLVTLSALCALAVRFSSEHKAREAALREHALGAVGANGVAN; encoded by the coding sequence ATGACAGACAAGGCAACCCGCATCGACCTCTTCAGCATGCACACACCACCGATGCGCGTTTTCCATCTCACGTGGATGGCGTTCTTCGTCTGCTTCTTCGCGTGGTTCGCCTGTGCGCCTTTGATGCCGCTGATCAAGAGCCAGTTCGGGCTTTCCGTCGACCAGGTCGCCAATATCAACATCGCCGCGGTCGCGGTCACGATCCTCGTGCGTCTGGTGATCGGTCCGCTATGCGATCGTTACGGCCCGCGCAAGATCTATTGTGGCCTGATGCTCGCGGGAGTCTTCCCCGTGCTGGGCGCCGCACTCTCCAGTGGCTACGAGAGCTTCCTGCTGTGCCGCCTGGGCATTGGTGCGGTCGGCGCCTGCTTCGTCATTAGCCAGTATCACACCTCGATGATGTTCGCGCCGAACGTGGTCGGCACCGCCAACGCGGCGACGGCCGGTTGGGGCAACACCGGGGCGGGCGCCGCGCAGGCGCTCGTGCCGCTGCTGCTGGCGGCGGTCATGGCGTTGGGCGTCGAGCAGTCGTCGGCGTGGCGCCTTGCGCTGGTGGTGCCGGGCCTTGCGATGCCGGTCATGGCAATTTTTTACTGGCGCTGCACGCAGGATTGCCCACAAGGAAATTTTTCGGCCCTGCGGGCGCGCGGAATTGCGATCGACGGCGGAAAAAAGGGCGGTTGGGCAAGCTTTCGGGCGGCCTGCGCAAACTATCGCGTCTGGATGTTGTTCATCACCTACGCAGCGTGTTTCGGTGTCGAGGTTTTCATTCACAACGTCGCTGCGGTCTACTACGTCGATCATTTCCACCTGTCGCTGAAGGCGGCGGGCATAGCCGCCGGCAGCTTCGGCCTGCTCGCACTCTTCGCCCGCGCGCTGGGTGGCTGGCTGTCGGACAAGGCGGCCGCGCGCCGGGGCCTTGGTATCCGCTCGACCTTGCTGTTTGCGCTGATCGTCGGCGAAGGCGTGGGCCTCGTGGGCTTCGCTCACGCGGACAGCATCGCGCTGGCCGTGGCTGCCATGCTGGTTTTCGGTCTGTTCACGCACATGGCTTGCGGCGCAACTTACGCGCTGGTGCCGTTCATCGACCGCAAGGCGTTGGGCGGCGTCGCGGGCGTGATTGGCGCCGGTGGCAATGTCGGCGCGGTGGCCGCCGGCTTCCTGATGAAAGGCGTCGGTAGCGTCCAGCAGACGCTGGCGATGCTCGGGATGCTCGTCACGCTGTCCGCGTTATGCGCGCTGGCAGTGCGCTTCAGCAGCGAACACAAGGCGCGCGAAGCGGCGCTACGCGAGCACGCGCTGGGTGCCGTCGGCGCCAATGGGGTCGCGAATTAA
- the nirD gene encoding nitrite reductase small subunit NirD, whose protein sequence is MNDDRLSQSWMPVCALDDILPNTGVCALVNGEQVAVFHVTANDAKAGIYAIDNFDPGSQASVLSRGLIGNLGERIVVASPIYKHHFDLRTGECLEAPENSVNAYPVRIESGKVWVAA, encoded by the coding sequence ATGAACGACGATCGACTTTCGCAATCCTGGATGCCTGTGTGCGCGCTCGACGACATTCTTCCGAATACTGGCGTGTGCGCGCTTGTCAATGGTGAGCAGGTCGCGGTATTTCACGTGACCGCCAACGACGCGAAAGCGGGTATCTACGCGATCGACAACTTCGATCCGGGTTCGCAGGCTTCGGTGCTCTCCCGCGGGCTGATCGGCAACCTCGGTGAGCGCATCGTCGTGGCCTCGCCGATCTACAAGCATCATTTCGATCTTCGCACCGGCGAATGCCTCGAGGCGCCCGAGAATTCCGTCAACGCTTACCCCGTGCGCATCGAGAGCGGTAAGGTGTGGGTCGCGGCATGA
- a CDS encoding type II toxin-antitoxin system RelE/ParE family toxin, translated as MIVQILPDAEADLEAIGDYMARDNPRRALSFVRELREKCTRLADMYVAFPIVPRYEDRGVRHRVHGGHQIFYRVVGEPPERVDVIHILHSAHNYAAVLFP; from the coding sequence ATGATTGTCCAGATCCTTCCTGATGCCGAGGCCGATCTTGAGGCGATCGGCGATTACATGGCCCGCGACAACCCCCGTCGCGCGCTGAGTTTCGTGCGCGAGCTGCGCGAGAAGTGCACTCGCCTTGCCGACATGTACGTCGCATTCCCAATCGTGCCGCGTTACGAAGACCGTGGCGTGCGTCACCGGGTACACGGTGGCCACCAGATTTTCTATCGTGTTGTTGGCGAGCCGCCCGAGCGCGTCGACGTCATTCACATCCTGCATAGCGCGCACAACTACGCCGCGGTCCTTTTTCCCTGA
- a CDS encoding type II toxin-antitoxin system ParD family antitoxin, which translates to MINADLGQPLEAYVAKLVESGRYGSESEVLREGMKLIQDREMQLVALDAVIERGIGDSEAGRGNLAEDVFDRLEAKYHAMAGTKR; encoded by the coding sequence ATGATCAATGCAGATCTTGGGCAACCGCTTGAGGCCTACGTCGCAAAGTTGGTCGAGTCGGGTCGCTATGGCTCGGAAAGCGAGGTTCTGCGGGAAGGCATGAAGCTCATTCAGGATCGCGAAATGCAGCTCGTCGCGCTGGATGCGGTCATTGAGCGCGGCATCGGCGATTCGGAGGCGGGACGGGGGAACCTCGCCGAGGACGTGTTTGACCGGCTTGAAGCAAAATATCATGCAATGGCGGGCACCAAGCGATGA
- a CDS encoding cold-shock protein, with protein MATGTVKWFNDAKGFGFITPDEGGEDLFAHFSEIKTEGFKSLQDNQKVSFDVKMGQKGKQAANIKLV; from the coding sequence ATGGCAACTGGTACAGTGAAATGGTTTAACGATGCGAAGGGCTTTGGTTTCATCACGCCGGACGAAGGCGGTGAAGACCTGTTCGCCCACTTCTCCGAAATCAAGACTGAAGGCTTCAAGTCGTTGCAGGACAATCAGAAAGTAAGCTTCGATGTCAAGATGGGCCAGAAGGGCAAGCAAGCTGCAAATATCAAGCTCGTCTGA
- the nirB gene encoding nitrite reductase large subunit NirB, producing MNVVVIGHGMVGHKLLECLVDDASSALHVTVLCEEPRPAYDRVHLSEFFSGKSAEDLSLVKPGFFERENVLLRLNAKAVSIDREARTVSVSTGEMLSYDKLVLATGSSPFVPPMAGSDREDCFVYRTIEDLEAMRACGARAKSGVVVGGGLLGLECAKALHDMGLAAHVVEFAPRLMAVQVDEGGGRVLRSKIEELGVQVHTGKHTLAITDGEAGTHRMQFADGTHLDTDMIVFSAGIRPRDEIARACGLELGPRGGIAIDDTCRTSDPDIYAIGECAAWNGTVYGLVAPGYDMARVTARQLLGDQAGFGGADMSTKLKLMGVDVASIGDAHGKTPGSRTYQFSDERKQVYKKMVVSECGKQLLGAVMVGDATEYGTLLQMMLNRIELPEAPEFLILPQSDGKARPGLGADALPEAAQICSCNNVSKGEICAAVCAGATSIGAVKSATCAGTACGGCVPLVTQVMKAEMKKQGLAVNNHVCEHFAYSRQELYHIVRVERIKTFDALLEKHGNGLGCDICKPTVAGILASCWNEFVLKKEHAGLQDSNDYYLGNIQRDGTYSVVPRMPGGEVTPEGLIAVGQVAKKYSLYTKITGGQRVDLFGARVDQLPLIWEELIAAGFESGHAYGKSLRTVKSCVGSTWCRYGVGDSVGLAVAMENRYKGLRSPHKLKFGVSGCTRECAEAQGKDIGIIATEKGWNLYVCGNGGMKPRHAELLASNLDRETLVRYIDRFLMFYVRTADRLQRTSVWRENLEGGLEYLIDVVAHDKLGLAAELEAEMQHVVSTYECEWKKAVTDPETRKRFRHFVNSDKLDENVTFVEERGQIRPATPAERQAKQFPVPVVVETA from the coding sequence TTGAACGTTGTCGTCATTGGTCACGGCATGGTGGGACACAAGCTCCTTGAATGCCTTGTGGACGACGCGAGCTCCGCGCTGCACGTCACCGTGCTGTGCGAGGAGCCCCGTCCCGCTTACGACCGCGTGCATCTGTCCGAATTCTTTTCAGGCAAATCCGCTGAGGACCTGTCGCTCGTCAAGCCAGGCTTCTTCGAGCGCGAGAACGTGCTGCTCAGGCTCAACGCGAAGGCGGTGTCGATCGACCGGGAGGCCCGCACGGTGAGTGTCTCGACCGGTGAGATGCTTTCTTATGACAAGCTGGTGCTCGCCACCGGTTCCTCGCCGTTTGTTCCGCCGATGGCGGGCAGCGATCGTGAAGACTGCTTTGTTTATCGCACCATCGAGGATCTCGAGGCGATGCGGGCGTGCGGCGCGCGGGCGAAATCAGGTGTGGTGGTAGGCGGCGGCCTGCTGGGGCTCGAATGCGCCAAGGCGCTGCATGATATGGGGCTGGCCGCGCATGTCGTCGAGTTCGCCCCGCGCCTGATGGCGGTGCAGGTCGACGAAGGCGGCGGACGGGTTCTGCGCAGCAAGATCGAAGAGCTGGGCGTGCAGGTCCACACCGGCAAGCACACCCTCGCCATCACCGATGGCGAAGCGGGCACCCACCGTATGCAGTTCGCCGACGGCACGCATCTCGACACCGACATGATTGTGTTCTCCGCGGGTATTCGTCCGCGCGATGAGATTGCGCGTGCCTGCGGGCTGGAACTGGGTCCGCGCGGGGGCATCGCGATCGACGACACCTGCCGCACGAGCGATCCCGACATCTACGCGATCGGCGAATGCGCGGCGTGGAACGGCACGGTGTATGGCCTGGTGGCGCCAGGGTATGACATGGCGCGCGTCACAGCCAGGCAATTGCTGGGGGATCAGGCGGGCTTCGGCGGTGCGGACATGAGCACCAAACTCAAGCTGATGGGCGTGGATGTCGCGAGCATCGGCGACGCGCACGGCAAGACGCCGGGCAGCCGCACCTACCAGTTCAGCGACGAACGCAAACAGGTCTACAAGAAGATGGTGGTGTCGGAGTGCGGCAAGCAATTGCTCGGCGCCGTGATGGTGGGCGATGCGACCGAATACGGCACGCTGCTGCAGATGATGCTCAATCGCATCGAATTGCCCGAAGCGCCGGAATTCCTGATCCTGCCGCAAAGCGACGGCAAGGCCAGGCCCGGACTTGGAGCCGACGCGCTGCCCGAGGCCGCGCAGATCTGCTCGTGCAACAACGTCTCCAAAGGCGAAATCTGCGCGGCGGTATGTGCGGGCGCGACCAGTATCGGTGCCGTGAAGAGCGCGACGTGCGCCGGCACCGCGTGCGGCGGTTGCGTGCCACTTGTCACGCAGGTGATGAAGGCCGAGATGAAGAAACAGGGGCTCGCGGTCAATAACCACGTCTGCGAACACTTCGCGTATTCGCGCCAGGAGCTGTATCACATCGTCCGCGTCGAGCGCATCAAGACCTTTGACGCACTGCTGGAAAAGCATGGCAACGGCCTTGGCTGCGACATCTGCAAGCCCACCGTCGCAGGGATTCTCGCATCATGCTGGAACGAGTTTGTACTCAAGAAGGAACATGCAGGTCTGCAAGACTCGAACGACTACTACCTCGGCAACATTCAGCGCGACGGTACCTACTCGGTCGTGCCGCGTATGCCCGGAGGCGAGGTGACGCCGGAAGGCCTGATCGCTGTCGGCCAGGTGGCGAAGAAGTACAGCCTCTATACGAAGATCACCGGCGGTCAGCGCGTCGATCTGTTCGGCGCGCGTGTCGATCAACTGCCGCTGATCTGGGAAGAGCTGATCGCCGCCGGTTTCGAATCCGGGCATGCCTACGGCAAGTCGCTGCGTACCGTGAAGTCGTGCGTCGGCTCGACATGGTGTCGCTACGGCGTCGGCGATTCGGTCGGGCTCGCGGTTGCCATGGAAAACCGCTACAAGGGCCTGCGTTCGCCGCACAAGCTCAAGTTCGGCGTGTCGGGCTGTACCCGCGAATGCGCGGAAGCGCAGGGCAAGGACATCGGCATTATCGCCACCGAGAAAGGCTGGAATCTGTATGTGTGCGGCAATGGCGGGATGAAGCCACGCCACGCCGAACTGCTCGCGTCGAATCTGGACCGCGAAACGCTTGTGCGCTACATCGACCGCTTCCTGATGTTTTACGTGCGCACCGCCGACCGCTTGCAGCGCACCAGCGTATGGCGCGAGAACCTCGAAGGCGGCCTCGAATACCTGATCGACGTCGTCGCGCACGACAAGCTGGGACTCGCTGCGGAGCTGGAGGCGGAAATGCAGCACGTGGTCAGTACCTATGAGTGTGAGTGGAAGAAGGCCGTGACCGATCCTGAGACTCGCAAGCGCTTCCGTCACTTCGTCAACAGCGACAAGCTCGACGAGAACGTGACCTTCGTCGAGGAACGTGGGCAGATCCGTCCCGCGACGCCGGCAGAGCGGCAAGCGAAGCAATTCCCGGTTCCCGTGGTCGTCGAGACCGCCTGA
- a CDS encoding 2-hydroxycarboxylate transporter family protein — MLTSSHTPDRPQPLPAQQPATKTRFWPEGWWKLMEYRIGIIPLPVYFILLALITSFAVTGKVPGEISMAIAVLAFFGFTCAELGKRLPILRNIGAAAICATFVPSALTYYHLLPKPVLNLTTEFTKQTNFLYLFIASIIVGSILSMDRRVLIQGFIKIFVPLAIGSIAAAIVGTAVGAMFGLGVRHTLLYIVVPIMAGGVGEGAIPLSIGYSEIMHLPQGELFAQVLPPVMLGSLTAIVLAGALDMLGKRLPHLTGNGRLQVGEKDEMDPVKEEISGHIDVTHIAAAGITAITLYLLGLMCRNLFGLPAPVAMLFLAVLVKLARAVSPQLQEGAFVVYKFFSTAVTYPLLFAIGVAMTPWDKLIAAFTFANIVTIVVTVATLMGTGFVVGRFLKMYPIDTAIVNACHSGQGGTGDVAILTAANRMTLMPFAQIATRIGGAIVVTVTLAILAHSG; from the coding sequence TTGTTGACCAGTTCGCACACCCCCGACCGTCCACAACCGTTACCCGCGCAGCAACCCGCCACCAAAACACGCTTCTGGCCGGAAGGCTGGTGGAAGCTGATGGAATACCGGATCGGCATCATCCCGCTGCCCGTCTACTTCATCCTGCTTGCGCTGATCACGAGCTTCGCCGTAACCGGCAAGGTGCCCGGCGAAATTTCGATGGCGATCGCCGTACTCGCCTTCTTCGGCTTCACCTGTGCCGAACTGGGCAAGCGTCTGCCCATCCTGCGCAACATCGGCGCGGCCGCGATCTGCGCGACCTTCGTGCCGTCGGCGCTCACGTACTACCATCTGCTGCCGAAACCCGTCCTCAACCTGACGACGGAGTTCACCAAGCAGACGAACTTCCTGTACCTGTTCATCGCGTCGATCATCGTCGGCAGCATTTTGAGCATGGACCGGCGCGTGCTGATTCAGGGCTTCATCAAGATCTTCGTGCCGCTGGCGATCGGTTCGATCGCGGCGGCCATCGTCGGCACGGCCGTCGGCGCGATGTTCGGACTCGGCGTGCGCCATACGCTGCTGTATATCGTCGTGCCCATCATGGCGGGCGGCGTCGGCGAGGGTGCGATTCCGCTGTCCATCGGCTATTCGGAAATCATGCATCTGCCGCAGGGCGAACTGTTCGCCCAGGTGCTGCCGCCCGTGATGCTCGGCAGCCTGACGGCGATCGTGCTGGCCGGCGCACTCGACATGCTCGGCAAGCGTCTTCCGCATCTGACGGGCAACGGGCGTCTGCAGGTCGGCGAGAAGGACGAAATGGACCCGGTGAAGGAAGAAATCAGCGGCCATATCGACGTCACGCATATCGCGGCGGCCGGCATCACCGCGATCACGCTCTACCTGCTCGGCCTGATGTGCCGCAATCTGTTCGGTCTGCCCGCGCCCGTCGCGATGCTGTTCCTCGCGGTGCTGGTGAAGCTCGCGCGCGCGGTGTCGCCGCAGTTGCAGGAAGGCGCGTTCGTCGTCTACAAATTCTTCTCGACGGCCGTCACGTATCCGCTGCTGTTCGCAATTGGTGTGGCGATGACGCCGTGGGACAAGCTGATCGCCGCGTTCACGTTCGCCAATATCGTGACCATCGTCGTGACGGTGGCGACGCTGATGGGCACGGGCTTTGTGGTTGGGCGCTTCCTGAAGATGTACCCTATCGACACCGCGATCGTGAACGCCTGCCACAGCGGCCAGGGCGGCACGGGCGACGTCGCGATCCTGACGGCGGCGAACCGCATGACGCTGATGCCATTCGCGCAGATCGCCACGCGCATCGGTGGCGCGATCGTGGTCACAGTGACCCTGGCCATATTGGCACATTCCGGGTGA
- a CDS encoding EAL domain-containing protein has product MTSEGVETPEQLGQIDAMGCDEYQGFYCSRPVGPDEVAALLRAGHLGAATLERARQAPG; this is encoded by the coding sequence GTGACTTCCGAGGGTGTCGAGACGCCGGAGCAGCTCGGGCAGATTGACGCGATGGGTTGCGACGAATACCAGGGCTTCTATTGCAGCAGGCCGGTCGGGCCGGACGAGGTAGCCGCACTGCTGCGCGCCGGCCACTTGGGCGCAGCGACGCTCGAAAGGGCGCGTCAGGCCCCCGGTTGA